A single uncultured Acetobacterium sp. DNA region contains:
- a CDS encoding helix-turn-helix transcriptional regulator produces MEEVIFTGYESNFAIRLRDLMNEFGTTQKNLADYTGITRQAIAQYMEGSVQPNVERLYKIARYFHVSADYLLGITDQRTSNIDEQKIHEITGLSCDAIDKLKRFNRYLPGILIPTLNELIEYENNPECLALSCNSRYKSCLSSDAEVRTELHNILKSSKDSHSYSNGHIEGPLLLIEEYFNGIVDKKSYLNIKIEDTSVSEISTQRIIDTVFFDTIKDSLAEMRNQNERKGVNASIRQKTYAETLEEINRSLLFDQIHLEEIVDSFENEFKTALIAESVDDLELDKIIEELTKEEEI; encoded by the coding sequence ATGGAAGAGGTAATATTTACTGGTTACGAAAGTAATTTTGCAATACGGTTGAGAGATTTGATGAATGAATTTGGGACTACACAAAAGAATTTAGCTGATTATACCGGTATTACAAGACAGGCTATTGCTCAGTATATGGAAGGAAGTGTACAACCAAATGTTGAGAGACTTTATAAAATAGCTAGGTATTTTCATGTATCAGCTGATTATCTGCTTGGAATCACGGATCAAAGAACTTCTAATATTGATGAACAGAAGATTCATGAAATTACAGGTTTGAGCTGCGATGCAATTGATAAACTAAAAAGGTTCAATAGATATTTACCTGGTATTTTAATACCAACATTGAACGAATTGATAGAGTATGAGAATAACCCCGAATGTCTTGCTTTATCTTGTAATTCAAGATATAAAAGTTGCCTTTCTTCTGATGCTGAAGTGCGAACGGAACTTCATAATATTTTAAAATCTTCTAAAGACTCGCATTCATACAGTAATGGTCATATAGAAGGCCCACTATTGTTAATTGAAGAGTACTTTAATGGTATTGTAGATAAAAAAAGCTATTTAAATATTAAAATCGAAGACACTTCAGTTAGCGAAATTAGTACTCAACGGATTATTGACACAGTTTTTTTTGACACAATTAAAGATTCATTGGCTGAAATGAGAAACCAAAATGAACGTAAAGGCGTTAATGCAAGCATCCGTCAAAAAACATACGCAGAGACATTAGAAGAAATAAACCGTTCTTTATTGTTTGATCAAATACATCTTGAAGAAATTGTGGATTCATTTGAAAACGAATTTAAAACCGCACTTATTGCTGAAAGTGTCGATGATTTAGAACTTGATAAAATAATAGAAGAGCTTACAAAAGAAGAGGAGATCTAA
- a CDS encoding 3-oxoacid CoA-transferase subunit B, with amino-acid sequence MPRNYIAKRIAKEFKDGMYVNLGIGIPTESANYIPAGTHVYLQTENGGLMFGPKPKRGESNPDIANAGAEPITMLPGGAVFDVATSFAMIRGGHIDMTVVGALEVDEAGSIASWKIPGKLLTGMGGAMDLLYGCKRVIVAMTHTDKHGNSKIRQKCTLPLTAAGVVDLIITDKAVLRVGEGGLYLEELAPGVTAAEVERLTEGAILNIIEWEHIEIT; translated from the coding sequence ATGCCAAGAAATTATATTGCTAAAAGAATTGCCAAAGAATTTAAAGATGGAATGTATGTTAATTTGGGAATCGGGATTCCGACTGAATCGGCAAATTATATACCCGCGGGAACCCATGTGTATTTACAGACCGAAAATGGCGGATTAATGTTTGGCCCCAAGCCGAAACGAGGCGAAAGCAACCCGGATATTGCCAATGCCGGGGCAGAACCGATTACGATGCTGCCCGGGGGAGCCGTTTTTGATGTGGCGACCTCATTTGCGATGATCCGCGGCGGACATATTGATATGACTGTAGTCGGTGCTTTAGAAGTGGATGAAGCGGGCAGCATTGCCAGCTGGAAAATTCCCGGAAAACTTTTAACCGGCATGGGCGGCGCCATGGATTTGCTTTATGGCTGTAAACGGGTGATTGTGGCCATGACCCATACCGACAAACATGGTAACTCGAAGATTCGCCAGAAATGCACCTTGCCGTTAACCGCAGCCGGGGTGGTGGATCTGATTATCACCGATAAAGCCGTATTGCGGGTAGGTGAGGGTGGATTATATCTGGAAGAGTTGGCTCCCGGGGTGACGGCGGCAGAAGTCGAGCGGCTTACCGAAGGTGCCATTTTGAACATCATCGAATGGGAACATATCGAAATTACATAG
- the fba gene encoding class II fructose-1,6-bisphosphate aldolase, with translation MGLVTSTEMFKKAYEGGYAVGAFNVNNMEIIQGIVEAAAEEQAPLILQVSAGARKYAHPVYLRKLVEAAIEVTGLDICLHLDHGDDFEICKSCVDSGFTSIMIDGSKHPFTENIALTKQVVEYAHDHGVVVEAELGKLAGIEDAVNVDTRNATYTDPDEAVEFVERSGCDSLAITIGTSHGAFKFKDEPRLDFERLYKISDLLPGFPLVLHGASSVPKEFVDLCNQYGGQIPGAKGVPEDMLRKAAKSGVCKINIDTDLRLAMTASIRQVFVENPGWFDPRQYLGPGRSAIKAMVAHKIKNVLDCSHKR, from the coding sequence ATGGGATTAGTTACATCGACTGAAATGTTCAAAAAAGCTTATGAGGGTGGTTACGCTGTTGGCGCTTTCAATGTTAATAACATGGAGATAATACAGGGCATCGTTGAAGCAGCCGCCGAAGAACAGGCCCCCCTTATTTTACAAGTATCAGCAGGCGCACGAAAATACGCCCATCCTGTCTATTTAAGAAAATTAGTTGAAGCAGCCATTGAAGTTACCGGCTTGGATATCTGTCTTCATTTAGATCACGGTGACGATTTTGAGATTTGCAAATCCTGTGTTGATAGTGGTTTCACTTCAATTATGATTGACGGGTCAAAACATCCCTTTACTGAAAACATCGCCCTAACAAAACAGGTTGTTGAATACGCTCATGACCACGGTGTTGTCGTTGAAGCTGAGTTGGGAAAATTGGCCGGCATTGAAGATGCTGTAAATGTGGACACTCGCAATGCAACCTATACCGATCCCGATGAAGCCGTTGAATTTGTTGAAAGAAGCGGATGCGACTCTCTGGCAATTACCATTGGCACAAGTCACGGGGCTTTCAAATTCAAAGATGAACCGCGTTTGGATTTCGAGCGGCTTTATAAAATTTCTGATCTGCTACCTGGCTTTCCACTTGTCCTTCATGGTGCATCATCCGTTCCTAAAGAATTTGTTGACCTGTGTAATCAATATGGTGGACAAATACCTGGTGCCAAAGGCGTTCCTGAAGATATGTTACGAAAAGCAGCCAAATCTGGTGTTTGCAAAATTAATATCGATACCGATCTGCGGCTGGCAATGACCGCCTCCATCCGACAGGTTTTTGTTGAAAATCCCGGTTGGTTCGATCCACGTCAATATTTGGGACCGGGTCGTTCTGCCATTAAAGCAATGGTTGCTCATAAAATTAAAAATGTCTTGGACTGCAGCCACAAACGATAA
- a CDS encoding DNA-binding protein: MKTPRMRTIPQSAAELKALDQNTSLTECAIRRLVDQGKIKCVKAGRKKLINLDQLITYLSDPFPEESPEEVPGEKEKVITLERMDTYKRNIGMVK; this comes from the coding sequence ATGAAAACCCCAAGAATGAGAACTATCCCTCAAAGTGCTGCGGAATTAAAAGCTCTGGATCAGAACACCTCACTCACAGAATGCGCCATCAGACGCCTTGTAGATCAAGGTAAGATCAAATGTGTAAAGGCCGGGAGAAAAAAATTAATCAATTTGGATCAGCTCATCACTTATTTGAGTGATCCATTTCCGGAAGAGTCACCAGAAGAGGTGCCAGGCGAAAAAGAAAAGGTTATTACCCTGGAAAGAATGGACACCTACAAGAGAAATATCGGGATGGTAAAGTAA
- a CDS encoding folate family ECF transporter S component has translation MKSNAFISGSTRTRIVVNCGLLIAISIVLKILFEVYIPLGGFPSLRLNITALPIMLSGILLGPLAGFAVGFISDLLCFVIKPGGPFFIGFTLASGLTGLIPGLLFMMLRKKETKHLEWFNLVFIVLATIILAVSGTFGFDNGTIYYAGEPLSMIYFVIFIALMIAFAVFPIIVVKKSNLDSEYRSDHILFIVSVSQLVTSILLNTWFLSILYGQAVAVLLPARIISNIFLIPLYTIMLVAILKILPGFIKQR, from the coding sequence ATGAAAAGTAATGCTTTTATTAGTGGTTCCACACGGACTCGGATTGTTGTCAATTGTGGACTGCTCATTGCCATCAGCATCGTGCTGAAAATTCTGTTTGAGGTGTATATCCCTCTTGGTGGTTTTCCTTCCTTAAGGTTGAACATTACTGCGCTGCCGATCATGCTTAGTGGTATCTTGTTAGGACCACTTGCCGGTTTTGCCGTTGGTTTTATTTCAGATCTGCTGTGCTTTGTTATTAAGCCCGGCGGCCCATTTTTTATTGGGTTTACTCTCGCCAGCGGATTAACCGGTTTAATTCCAGGCCTTCTTTTTATGATGTTGCGAAAAAAAGAAACCAAACATCTGGAATGGTTCAACCTGGTATTCATCGTTTTGGCCACAATTATTCTCGCCGTTTCAGGCACATTTGGATTTGATAATGGTACCATTTATTATGCTGGCGAACCATTAAGTATGATTTACTTTGTAATCTTTATTGCTTTAATGATTGCTTTTGCAGTCTTCCCCATTATTGTCGTAAAGAAATCCAATCTCGATAGTGAGTATCGGAGCGATCATATCCTTTTTATCGTCAGCGTTTCACAATTGGTCACATCAATTTTGTTGAATACGTGGTTTTTGAGTATTCTCTATGGACAAGCAGTTGCCGTATTGCTGCCTGCGCGAATCATTTCAAATATTTTCCTGATTCCACTTTACACCATAATGCTAGTGGCGATATTAAAAATACTTCCAGGTTTTATTAAGCAACGCTAG
- a CDS encoding tyrosine-type recombinase/integrase: MANIEKRGNAFRIVVSGGFDVNGKRIKHTMNYKPPEGLSPTKLKKDLDRAALEFEEKCNLGYVMDSNTKLIDFIEIWFKNYVGNKNLSPVTVKGYQDLSLKIAEHLGHLKMGKITSKHIQDFYNLIKAGTGMRGGEKYQVTPEYLTIVAKMKQRDISEKAGINDDTLRRLKKGGNTTLEIARKVADAIGKDFDSLFLSTNPQRQVSNDTVLHYHRLLNNIMNTAVRWGVIPFNPIEKRVELPKTERKEQAYMDDKEAMAFLELLEEEPIKYKLALNLLIYSGLRRGEIGGLKWSDIDFEDKIITVKRALKYVTGQGIIEGDPKTFKSKRSVKLPDFIFDLFRSYKVWQLTERLKVGDQWIDHGYIFTRWNGEPMNLDTIGGYLKKFTDKHGLKPVHLHSLRHTNASILIASGVDLKTVSSRLGHSNISTTGNIYAHVINTADAKASDALENILIKPSVKAQ; this comes from the coding sequence ATGGCCAACATAGAAAAGCGAGGCAATGCCTTCCGGATCGTTGTTTCTGGCGGTTTCGATGTTAATGGCAAGAGAATTAAGCACACCATGAACTATAAACCCCCTGAGGGATTAAGCCCCACTAAATTGAAGAAGGATCTGGACAGGGCCGCCCTGGAGTTTGAGGAAAAATGCAACCTGGGCTACGTCATGGACAGTAACACGAAACTCATTGATTTTATTGAAATCTGGTTTAAAAATTATGTGGGTAATAAGAACCTCTCCCCGGTGACGGTAAAAGGTTATCAGGATCTCTCATTGAAAATTGCTGAACATCTGGGACACCTGAAAATGGGAAAGATTACCTCAAAGCATATACAGGACTTTTATAATCTGATTAAAGCCGGTACTGGTATGCGTGGCGGAGAGAAATACCAGGTTACGCCTGAATACCTAACCATTGTGGCCAAAATGAAACAGAGGGACATCTCAGAAAAAGCCGGAATCAATGATGACACCCTCCGGAGGCTTAAAAAAGGTGGCAACACTACTCTTGAGATCGCCCGTAAGGTGGCCGATGCTATTGGTAAAGACTTTGACAGCCTCTTTTTATCAACCAATCCACAAAGGCAAGTGTCCAACGACACGGTTTTACATTATCACCGGTTACTGAATAACATCATGAATACCGCCGTGAGATGGGGTGTTATTCCTTTCAACCCGATTGAAAAGCGTGTGGAGTTGCCCAAAACAGAGCGCAAGGAACAGGCTTATATGGATGATAAGGAAGCCATGGCATTTCTTGAGCTGCTGGAAGAGGAACCCATCAAATATAAGCTTGCCCTAAACCTCCTGATATACAGTGGCTTAAGGCGTGGTGAGATTGGCGGTCTGAAATGGTCAGATATCGACTTTGAAGATAAGATCATTACCGTTAAGCGGGCCTTAAAATATGTTACTGGCCAGGGCATCATTGAAGGGGATCCCAAGACCTTTAAATCTAAACGTAGCGTGAAGCTGCCTGATTTCATCTTTGATCTGTTTAGGAGCTATAAAGTCTGGCAGCTGACAGAGCGCCTTAAAGTCGGCGATCAATGGATTGATCATGGCTATATCTTCACCAGATGGAACGGGGAACCCATGAACCTTGACACCATCGGCGGTTATCTTAAAAAATTCACCGATAAGCACGGATTAAAGCCGGTGCATCTGCACTCTCTCAGGCACACAAACGCCTCGATCCTTATTGCCAGTGGTGTGGATCTAAAAACGGTGTCTTCCCGGCTGGGCCATTCCAATATCTCCACGACCGGTAATATTTATGCCCATGTGATCAATACGGCCGACGCAAAAGCCAGTGATGCACTGGAAAATATTTTAATCAAACCTTCCGTCAAAGCTCAATAA
- a CDS encoding rubredoxin-like domain-containing protein, translating into MKKLWKCSVCGYTMEGVEAPDNCPNCGSPQEKFETLSEEGAKKVYDSYVTNDIHMEVIGLAEKIIHLSRKGADINLDPACLHIFKKAEADCYVIKEMCKAEIAGHIAKGKW; encoded by the coding sequence ATGAAAAAGCTATGGAAATGCAGTGTCTGCGGTTATACAATGGAAGGCGTTGAAGCACCAGATAACTGTCCGAATTGTGGGTCTCCCCAGGAAAAATTCGAGACTTTAAGTGAAGAGGGTGCCAAAAAGGTTTATGATTCTTATGTCACTAATGATATTCACATGGAAGTGATTGGACTGGCAGAGAAAATTATTCACCTTTCAAGAAAGGGTGCGGATATCAATCTGGATCCCGCTTGTTTGCATATTTTCAAGAAAGCCGAAGCAGATTGCTATGTCATTAAAGAAATGTGCAAAGCAGAAATTGCCGGACATATCGCAAAAGGTAAATGGTAA
- a CDS encoding Holliday junction resolvase RecU: MGYWNSRGLRGSQLEEYINITNKIYMEQGLAVVQKIPTAIKPVELDPGKGTIKLAYFEEKSTVDYLGNIQGIPVCFDAKETNQKRLPIANIHCHQMDFMDAFEKQEGLSFLIVHFKFCDETFLLPFNILKKYWDNAQNDGRKSIPYADFDQNLRIYPFHNILLHYLEAINHYLTGKENENEKNC, translated from the coding sequence ATGGGTTACTGGAACAGCAGAGGGCTTCGGGGTAGTCAGCTTGAAGAATATATCAATATCACCAATAAAATATACATGGAACAGGGGTTGGCTGTGGTTCAAAAAATTCCCACTGCGATAAAACCAGTGGAGTTAGATCCTGGCAAGGGCACCATTAAACTGGCTTATTTTGAAGAAAAAAGCACGGTGGATTATTTGGGAAACATTCAGGGCATTCCGGTGTGCTTCGACGCTAAGGAAACCAACCAGAAACGGCTGCCGATTGCCAATATTCATTGCCATCAGATGGATTTCATGGATGCTTTTGAAAAACAGGAAGGTTTGTCTTTTCTGATTGTTCACTTTAAGTTTTGTGACGAAACCTTCCTGCTCCCTTTTAATATCCTCAAAAAATATTGGGATAATGCCCAAAATGATGGTCGCAAATCGATCCCTTATGCCGATTTCGACCAAAATTTACGCATTTACCCCTTTCATAATATCCTCCTCCATTATTTGGAGGCCATCAACCATTATCTTACCGGAAAGGAAAACGAAAATGAAAAAAATTGCTAG
- the thyX gene encoding FAD-dependent thymidylate synthase, with amino-acid sequence METTLSVTLIQHTPEPEKLVAAAAKLCYSKAGAGEIMDDLTDENVERFLTRLMDMGHASPIEHASFTFAIEGVSRALTHQLVRHRMASFSQKSQRYVSEGQFNYVIPPEIKALPDGEKVFIEGMENAQKTYDILAEKLITKYTKDLMVAGLSEKQAAMAAEKQGIEDARFVLPNACETKIVTTMNTRELLHFFNQRCCNRAQWEIRELATQMLKECKKVAPLLFKNGGPRCVEGPCPEGSMTCGKITEMRETFKQI; translated from the coding sequence ATGGAAACAACACTAAGTGTAACATTGATTCAACATACGCCTGAACCGGAGAAATTAGTGGCAGCCGCAGCAAAGCTCTGTTACTCAAAGGCCGGTGCTGGTGAGATCATGGATGATCTGACAGATGAAAATGTCGAACGATTTTTGACCCGATTAATGGATATGGGACATGCATCGCCGATTGAACATGCCAGCTTTACATTTGCGATTGAAGGCGTCAGCCGGGCACTGACCCATCAGCTGGTGCGACATCGGATGGCGAGTTTTAGTCAAAAATCCCAACGCTATGTGAGTGAGGGACAGTTTAATTATGTTATTCCGCCAGAAATAAAAGCCTTGCCGGATGGCGAAAAGGTGTTTATTGAAGGGATGGAAAATGCCCAAAAAACCTATGACATTTTAGCAGAAAAACTGATCACAAAGTATACCAAAGATTTAATGGTAGCTGGGCTTTCGGAAAAGCAGGCAGCTATGGCAGCAGAAAAGCAGGGAATTGAAGATGCCCGGTTTGTGCTACCGAATGCTTGCGAAACAAAGATCGTGACAACGATGAATACCAGAGAACTGCTGCATTTTTTCAATCAGCGTTGCTGTAATCGGGCGCAGTGGGAAATCAGGGAACTGGCCACCCAAATGCTCAAAGAATGTAAAAAAGTGGCACCCTTGCTGTTTAAAAATGGCGGACCACGTTGTGTTGAAGGCCCATGTCCAGAGGGCAGCATGACCTGTGGAAAAATTACCGAAATGAGAGAAACGTTCAAACAAATATAG
- a CDS encoding RluA family pseudouridine synthase, with amino-acid sequence MKIIVITENESNQRLDRFLKKLMPQASTGFLQKMLRKKRIKLNGQKSEPSTAITAGDVVQIYFSEETIANFRLATAKKKLDKNSTVLDIIYENSDLLVLNKPAEVLTQPDKTEEISLIDYAVDYLTKKGDYNPKTNLTFTPACANRLDKNTTGIILVPKNFKSLQDVNKAIREDQTQKIYYTLVCGKPKETGEIIGYLKKDPDKNTVTFSEQQTSPTDKKSVLNYETLESHGDFSLMKIILKTGRSHQIRVQLAAVGFPILGDPKYGNRQINSRLYEESGLKSQLLHSAQFTLIDMNKTFTAPIPPIFDKMLKRFGFKDPFLLEK; translated from the coding sequence ATGAAAATAATTGTTATTACCGAGAATGAAAGCAACCAACGACTGGATCGCTTTCTAAAAAAACTGATGCCCCAGGCATCCACAGGATTTCTCCAAAAGATGCTGCGAAAAAAACGAATTAAACTCAATGGCCAAAAGTCAGAACCCTCCACCGCCATCACCGCTGGAGATGTGGTGCAGATTTATTTTTCCGAAGAAACCATTGCTAATTTTCGTTTGGCTACTGCTAAAAAGAAACTGGATAAAAATAGTACCGTTCTTGACATCATTTACGAAAATTCGGACCTATTGGTGCTCAATAAACCGGCCGAAGTACTCACCCAACCGGATAAGACCGAAGAGATTTCGCTGATTGATTATGCCGTGGACTATCTGACAAAAAAGGGCGATTACAATCCTAAAACCAACCTGACCTTTACCCCGGCCTGTGCCAACCGGTTGGATAAAAATACCACCGGAATTATCCTGGTTCCCAAGAATTTCAAAAGTCTTCAGGATGTCAACAAAGCCATCCGGGAGGATCAAACTCAAAAGATCTATTATACATTAGTCTGTGGCAAACCCAAAGAAACCGGGGAGATTATCGGTTATTTAAAAAAGGATCCCGATAAAAACACCGTCACGTTCTCTGAACAGCAGACCTCACCAACGGACAAAAAATCTGTTTTAAACTATGAAACGCTGGAAAGTCATGGTGATTTTTCGTTAATGAAAATTATTCTAAAAACCGGACGTTCCCATCAAATACGGGTTCAACTTGCCGCTGTCGGTTTTCCCATCCTTGGTGATCCTAAATACGGCAATCGCCAGATCAATAGTCGTTTGTATGAGGAATCTGGTCTCAAAAGCCAGTTACTTCACAGTGCCCAGTTTACCCTGATTGATATGAATAAAACCTTTACGGCGCCGATTCCACCTATTTTTGATAAAATGTTGAAACGCTTTGGTTTCAAAGACCCCTTTCTACTGGAGAAATAG
- a CDS encoding YgjP-like metallopeptidase domain-containing protein: MFGNLDTVPELLKNYQYKTGEKHKFLGDYYRLMVEESPSTGVTINNYNMVLNVHDTQSVTHKEFILDMWYREQARDVFVEAMASAIVKAAPYQVRFPDLKIYRLDNRWGACSPKSQRVILNLELIKTPKECIEYIALHEMLHFRFPNHNLSFYGALGTLMSDWKEREDMLNRKYRLT, encoded by the coding sequence ATGTTTGGCAATCTTGATACCGTTCCTGAATTACTAAAAAACTATCAGTATAAAACTGGTGAAAAACATAAATTTCTTGGTGATTATTATCGTCTGATGGTCGAAGAATCGCCCAGTACCGGCGTGACCATCAATAATTATAATATGGTTCTGAATGTCCACGATACTCAGTCCGTCACCCATAAAGAATTCATCCTGGATATGTGGTACCGGGAACAGGCCCGGGATGTTTTTGTGGAAGCGATGGCCTCGGCCATTGTTAAAGCTGCGCCCTATCAGGTCCGTTTTCCGGATCTGAAGATTTACCGTCTGGACAACCGCTGGGGCGCCTGTTCACCCAAGAGTCAACGGGTCATTTTAAACCTGGAACTGATTAAAACCCCGAAAGAATGCATTGAATATATTGCCTTGCACGAAATGCTGCATTTCCGTTTTCCCAACCATAACTTATCCTTTTATGGCGCCCTGGGAACGTTGATGTCAGACTGGAAAGAACGGGAAGATATGCTCAATCGCAAATATCGTTTAACTTAA
- a CDS encoding OFA family MFS transporter, translating into MKNNKKYLILAVSIVINLCIGFAYAWSVFSKPLMKDFGWTASQASMAFTINLFVLPIAMIFAGPLVKRFGVRIVVLLGGVLFGLGLYLSGMITSVYQIYITYGLIAGSGIGLIYSITVSNTVKWFPENKGLAGGLTAGGFGAGSLIFAPVAVQFIATQGVLGAFQTLGLIFCGVILVLGMFIAAPPVKETEKQATGVGTNQNGIDVTTRDMLKTTDFYVIWGLMVLGCISGLMIISQASPIGQVMVGLSPEQAAFAVGFIGLANATGRVVWGTVSDKIGRYNTLICMFILSGAGLTALYFTNDLPLFMVGICLIAASYGGVFGLFPSITADNFGIKHLSMNYGVVMTGLSIGAFIGPQIAAYAVEKSGGSYNLAFIITLGINIIAIALVLYAKSRNTKRKLVLATEN; encoded by the coding sequence ATGAAAAATAATAAAAAATATTTAATCTTAGCAGTGAGCATCGTCATTAACTTATGTATTGGTTTTGCCTACGCATGGAGCGTTTTTTCCAAGCCGTTAATGAAAGATTTTGGCTGGACAGCATCTCAGGCATCCATGGCATTTACCATCAACTTATTTGTCTTGCCAATTGCGATGATTTTTGCTGGGCCATTGGTAAAGCGTTTTGGCGTCAGGATTGTTGTGTTATTAGGCGGTGTTTTATTTGGATTGGGACTTTACTTAAGCGGCATGATCACCAGTGTTTATCAAATCTATATAACCTACGGTTTAATAGCTGGCTCGGGAATTGGACTTATTTATTCCATTACCGTTTCTAATACGGTCAAATGGTTCCCGGAAAATAAGGGCTTGGCTGGCGGATTAACAGCTGGCGGATTCGGTGCCGGGTCACTTATTTTTGCCCCGGTAGCCGTCCAGTTTATTGCTACCCAAGGGGTCTTGGGAGCGTTTCAGACATTAGGGTTAATCTTCTGCGGGGTAATTTTAGTGTTGGGGATGTTCATCGCTGCGCCGCCGGTAAAGGAAACCGAAAAGCAGGCGACTGGAGTTGGCACAAACCAGAACGGGATTGATGTCACCACCCGGGATATGTTAAAAACCACTGATTTTTATGTGATTTGGGGATTAATGGTATTAGGATGTATCTCAGGATTAATGATTATCAGCCAGGCTTCTCCAATTGGCCAGGTAATGGTCGGATTATCGCCTGAACAAGCCGCTTTTGCAGTTGGCTTTATTGGCCTTGCCAATGCCACCGGTCGGGTTGTATGGGGAACCGTATCCGATAAGATCGGCCGCTATAACACTTTGATTTGTATGTTTATTTTAAGTGGGGCAGGATTAACGGCCTTGTATTTTACCAACGATTTGCCGCTTTTCATGGTCGGTATCTGTTTGATCGCAGCCAGTTATGGTGGGGTTTTTGGTTTATTTCCATCGATCACTGCAGATAATTTTGGGATTAAGCATTTGAGTATGAACTATGGCGTGGTAATGACCGGCCTTTCAATTGGGGCATTCATCGGTCCGCAAATTGCGGCTTATGCCGTTGAAAAAAGCGGTGGCAGTTACAATTTGGCATTTATCATTACCTTAGGCATCAACATCATTGCCATTGCCTTGGTATTGTATGCAAAGAGCCGAAACACCAAACGTAAATTGGTTTTAGCAACTGAAAATTAG
- a CDS encoding S-ribosylhomocysteine lyase has protein sequence MKKIASFTINHLDLLRGVYISRKDYCGDHCITTFDIRMKEPNREPVINNAELHAMEHLGATFLRNDPVLSDKIVYFGPMGCRTGFYLLMKGELTPQDILPLVIKLFTFMADYDDEIPGASPRDCGNYLDMNLPMARYEAKKFLTEILENIQPENMIYPE, from the coding sequence ATGAAAAAAATTGCTAGCTTCACCATCAACCATCTGGATTTACTGAGAGGCGTCTACATCTCTCGTAAAGATTATTGCGGTGACCACTGCATCACCACCTTTGACATTCGGATGAAAGAACCTAACCGGGAACCGGTCATCAACAACGCTGAACTCCACGCCATGGAACATCTTGGGGCAACTTTTCTGCGCAACGACCCGGTTCTCAGTGATAAGATTGTTTATTTTGGACCGATGGGCTGCCGGACTGGCTTCTATCTCCTGATGAAGGGGGAACTGACCCCCCAGGATATTCTGCCATTGGTCATTAAGCTATTTACCTTTATGGCCGATTATGATGACGAAATTCCCGGTGCTTCGCCCCGAGACTGTGGCAACTATCTGGATATGAATCTCCCGATGGCTCGTTATGAAGCCAAAAAATTTCTTACCGAAATTCTTGAAAATATCCAGCCGGAAAATATGATTTATCCTGAATAA